From a region of the Streptomyces tirandamycinicus genome:
- a CDS encoding SpoIIE family protein phosphatase codes for MSRIEPAGNPPGDEALLDAGSEPSAGPGAPPATAPGPAPGPAQRPLPAVTATPGTAPARTGPAGAPDRTSSVGRLAATVERLREEIRAAHAAADGRALIELAKGVLIERLGCGPAQAAAQLTELAGQAGLSQLELAADIINQAARDEVADIASEFVRRAHGERAHGEPAHGEPDEEGPGSSVSVRLRTAESAALASGDTQAVAESLLQHALAPLGATAAAVWTAGTDGSLSLSGHAGFSPDEAARWRYVPPGVATVARQALSERRPVHIPSLTGAGVPSIGHSRTADGGRVALPAGTGGRIHGVLEICWPHLLPPRSPAVERQLDALAELCAHTLESTPADASPRAPREPTDVSELVELAEGLHDPALVLTPHLDAQGRLTDFRVRHANSRFLDPAGRPRSAVSGALLLEAYPMAAGDSDLFDKVERVYATGEPFRARRMTLTALVDQVPLDTLADLSISRHGHALLLIWRIEDETARLASLLQHAQRLGRIGGFEENLVSGEVTWNGQLFALYGRAVTDSPVHLQDLSAHAHPDDAVTIGRFLQAVLHHRRPASTAFRLQRPDGVTRHIRVIAEPVLDAEHRLIAVRGAYQDISSQHWTEVALAATRDQLEHTEKESAERNRLALQLQHAIMPPSRAPLDAPGLEVAVRYRPAESESLVGGDWYDAVVLPSKRILLCVGDVAGHGIEAATGMVVLRNAVRGLAVTGAGPAQLLSWLNIVAHHLTEHVTATAVCGLYDPETRMLRWARAGHLPPVLVRGADATTLPMPGGLLLGALGDAQYQESDVQLEPGDTLLMYTDGLVERRDTSVHDSLTQLLGTARAASATLDRRLDHMLTHSKSDTDDDTCLIGIRVL; via the coding sequence ATGAGCCGAATCGAGCCCGCCGGGAACCCGCCAGGTGACGAAGCGCTGCTCGACGCCGGGTCCGAGCCGTCGGCCGGCCCCGGCGCGCCGCCGGCGACCGCACCGGGCCCGGCACCCGGGCCCGCGCAGCGCCCGCTGCCCGCGGTGACGGCGACCCCCGGCACAGCGCCCGCCCGCACCGGGCCGGCCGGCGCACCGGACCGCACTTCCAGCGTCGGCCGGCTGGCCGCCACCGTGGAACGGCTCCGCGAGGAGATCCGGGCCGCGCACGCGGCCGCCGACGGACGCGCCCTGATCGAGCTCGCCAAGGGCGTTCTGATCGAGAGGCTCGGCTGCGGACCCGCGCAGGCGGCAGCCCAGCTGACCGAACTCGCCGGGCAGGCAGGCCTGTCGCAGCTCGAGCTCGCGGCGGACATCATCAACCAGGCCGCCCGCGACGAGGTCGCCGACATCGCGAGCGAGTTCGTCCGGCGCGCCCACGGCGAACGCGCCCACGGCGAACCCGCCCACGGCGAACCCGACGAGGAGGGCCCCGGCAGCTCGGTCTCCGTACGGCTGCGAACGGCCGAGAGCGCCGCGCTGGCCTCCGGCGACACCCAGGCGGTCGCCGAGTCCCTGCTCCAGCACGCCCTCGCCCCGCTGGGCGCGACGGCCGCCGCCGTGTGGACGGCGGGCACGGACGGCTCCCTCTCGCTCAGCGGCCACGCCGGCTTCAGCCCGGACGAGGCGGCACGCTGGCGGTACGTGCCGCCCGGCGTGGCCACCGTCGCCCGCCAGGCGCTCTCCGAGCGGCGCCCGGTGCACATCCCCTCCCTCACCGGGGCGGGCGTACCGTCCATCGGCCACAGCAGGACCGCGGACGGCGGCCGGGTCGCCCTCCCGGCCGGAACCGGCGGCCGGATCCACGGAGTTCTGGAGATCTGCTGGCCGCACCTCCTCCCGCCCCGGTCTCCCGCCGTCGAGCGCCAGCTCGACGCCCTGGCCGAACTGTGCGCCCACACCCTGGAGAGCACCCCTGCCGACGCGTCCCCGCGGGCGCCGAGGGAGCCCACCGACGTGTCCGAACTCGTGGAGCTGGCCGAGGGGCTGCACGACCCGGCGCTCGTCCTCACCCCGCACCTCGACGCCCAGGGCCGTCTCACCGACTTCCGGGTCCGCCACGCCAACAGCCGCTTCCTCGACCCGGCCGGCCGCCCCCGCAGCGCCGTCAGCGGCGCCCTGCTGCTCGAGGCGTACCCGATGGCCGCCGGGGACAGCGACCTCTTCGACAAGGTCGAACGCGTCTACGCGACCGGTGAGCCGTTCCGGGCCAGGCGGATGACCCTCACCGCGCTGGTCGACCAGGTCCCCCTGGACACCCTCGCCGACCTCAGCATCAGCCGCCACGGCCACGCCCTGCTGCTCATCTGGCGCATCGAGGACGAGACCGCGCGCCTGGCCAGTCTGCTCCAGCACGCCCAGCGCCTCGGCCGCATCGGCGGCTTCGAGGAGAACCTGGTCAGCGGCGAGGTCACCTGGAACGGGCAGCTGTTCGCCCTGTACGGCCGCGCGGTCACCGACAGTCCCGTCCACCTGCAGGACCTCTCCGCCCACGCCCACCCCGACGACGCGGTCACCATCGGCCGCTTCCTCCAGGCGGTGCTGCACCACCGGCGGCCCGCCTCCACCGCGTTCCGCCTGCAGCGACCCGACGGCGTCACCCGGCACATCCGGGTCATCGCCGAGCCCGTCCTGGACGCCGAGCACCGGCTCATCGCCGTGCGCGGGGCCTACCAGGACATCTCCTCGCAGCACTGGACCGAGGTCGCGCTGGCCGCCACCCGCGACCAGCTGGAGCACACCGAGAAGGAGTCGGCCGAACGCAACCGGCTCGCCCTGCAGCTCCAGCACGCCATCATGCCCCCGAGCCGCGCGCCGCTCGACGCCCCCGGACTCGAGGTCGCCGTCCGCTACCGGCCGGCGGAGTCGGAGTCCCTGGTCGGCGGTGACTGGTACGACGCGGTCGTACTGCCGTCCAAGCGCATCCTGCTGTGCGTCGGCGACGTCGCGGGCCACGGCATCGAGGCGGCCACCGGCATGGTCGTCCTGCGCAACGCGGTACGCGGCCTCGCGGTCACCGGCGCGGGCCCGGCCCAGCTGCTGTCCTGGCTGAACATCGTGGCACACCACCTGACGGAGCACGTCACCGCCACCGCCGTCTGCGGCCTGTACGACCCGGAGACCCGCATGCTGCGCTGGGCCAGGGCGGGACATCTTCCCCCGGTGCTCGTCCGCGGTGCCGACGCCACCACCCTCCCCATGCCGGGCGGCCTGCTCCTCGGCGCTCTCGGCGACGCCCAGTACCAGGAGTCCGACGTGCAACTGGAGCCGGGCGACACGCTGCTGATGTACACCGACGGTCTCGTCGAGCGCCGGGACACGTCCGTCCACGACTCCCTGACGCAGCTGCTCGGCACGGCCAGGGCCGCGTCGGCGACCCTCGACCGGCGACTGGACCACATGCTCACCCACAGCAAGTCCGACACCGACGACGACACCTGCCTCATCGGCATACGGGTGCTCTGA
- a CDS encoding STAS domain-containing protein: MHERDRTSSAPGTALGVLSCSQRGNAWVITLGGDLGPDALAGVSRRLDRVLDEGRAIVMDTKSVTSADPAMLTLLMKLQEEASLYVAAPSPPVRELLARPGPHTSVRTVTSLGEALDAIGAGTA; the protein is encoded by the coding sequence ATGCATGAACGTGACCGCACCTCATCGGCCCCGGGTACCGCGCTCGGCGTCCTCAGCTGCAGCCAGCGAGGCAACGCCTGGGTCATCACACTGGGCGGCGACCTCGGGCCGGACGCGCTGGCAGGCGTGTCCCGGCGGCTTGACCGCGTACTCGACGAAGGCCGCGCGATCGTGATGGACACGAAGTCGGTCACCTCCGCCGATCCGGCCATGCTCACCCTCCTCATGAAGCTCCAGGAGGAGGCCTCGCTCTATGTGGCCGCTCCCTCGCCGCCCGTGCGTGAGCTGCTGGCGAGGCCTGGCCCCCATACCTCCGTCCGTACGGTCACCTCGCTCGGGGAGGCCCTGGACGCGATCGGCGCCGGGACCGCCTGA
- a CDS encoding FAD-dependent oxidoreductase encodes MAISERPSGSLWTEFDPGPEYPPLHEDIRVDVAVVGGGIAGICAAWELARAGRQVALVEADRIARGVTGHTSAKVSALQGTAYSRIRSSRGADAARLYAASQADAVRHVVEVSRELGVDCDLERVPAYTYVSDAARSEDIRSEAVAAAEAGLAVSFLENTDLPVPAAAAVRLDDQVQFHPRKYLLALASDFVERGGTIVERTRVTGLDEGDPCRLTTTAGRTVEARHVVVCTHYPIFDRALLFTRLAPIREIVVAGPLPPGCGEPAGMLLTEDEGTRSVRTAPRGSRGRMLIVTGEKFTPGGNDGASTAGFDRLERWAQEHFEGFTATRRWAAQDTFSTDHVPYVGRLHPLTRRVHVATGFGGWGMSGGVMASRLLTERITGGSSPWADLYDPVRLRPHDAPKAVKLWAKTAAHLVADRLPGGRAASVDDIPPGGGAVVRGPHGGLHAVYRDASGSLRRLSARCTHLGCIVHFNEAETTWECPCHGSRFDVDGNLLQGPAVRPLEQLAGDDTG; translated from the coding sequence ATGGCGATCTCCGAGCGTCCGTCCGGCTCACTGTGGACGGAATTCGATCCGGGCCCCGAGTACCCGCCCCTGCACGAGGACATCCGCGTCGACGTCGCCGTGGTGGGCGGCGGCATCGCCGGAATCTGTGCCGCCTGGGAGCTGGCCCGCGCGGGCCGGCAGGTGGCGCTCGTGGAGGCCGACCGCATCGCCAGGGGCGTCACCGGCCACACGTCGGCAAAGGTGTCGGCGCTGCAGGGTACGGCGTACAGCCGCATCCGCTCGTCGCGCGGCGCCGACGCCGCGCGACTCTACGCCGCGTCACAGGCCGACGCGGTACGCCATGTGGTGGAGGTGAGCCGGGAGCTCGGTGTCGACTGCGATCTGGAGCGGGTGCCCGCCTACACATACGTGTCCGATGCGGCGAGATCCGAGGACATCCGGAGTGAAGCGGTGGCGGCGGCGGAAGCCGGGCTGGCGGTGTCGTTCCTCGAGAACACAGACCTGCCCGTCCCGGCGGCTGCCGCGGTACGCCTCGACGACCAGGTGCAGTTCCATCCGCGGAAGTACCTGCTGGCGCTCGCGAGCGACTTCGTGGAGCGCGGTGGCACGATCGTCGAACGCACCCGTGTCACCGGGCTCGACGAGGGCGACCCGTGCCGCCTGACCACGACCGCGGGCAGGACCGTGGAGGCGCGGCACGTGGTGGTCTGCACGCACTACCCGATCTTCGACCGGGCGTTGCTGTTCACCCGTCTGGCGCCGATCCGCGAGATCGTTGTGGCCGGCCCGCTGCCGCCCGGCTGCGGGGAACCGGCCGGCATGCTCCTGACCGAGGACGAAGGCACCCGCTCGGTGCGCACCGCTCCCCGCGGCAGCCGGGGCCGCATGCTCATCGTCACCGGGGAGAAGTTCACCCCCGGTGGGAACGACGGCGCTTCCACCGCCGGCTTCGACCGCCTGGAGCGCTGGGCTCAGGAGCACTTCGAGGGTTTCACCGCCACCCGTCGGTGGGCGGCGCAGGACACCTTCTCCACCGACCACGTGCCCTACGTGGGCCGGCTGCACCCCCTGACCCGCCGGGTCCACGTCGCCACCGGTTTCGGCGGATGGGGCATGAGCGGGGGAGTGATGGCGAGCCGGCTGCTCACCGAGCGGATCACCGGCGGCTCCTCGCCCTGGGCCGACCTCTACGACCCCGTGAGGCTGCGCCCCCACGACGCTCCGAAGGCCGTCAAACTGTGGGCGAAGACGGCCGCCCACCTGGTGGCCGACCGGTTGCCCGGCGGTCGCGCCGCCTCCGTGGACGACATCCCGCCCGGCGGCGGTGCGGTGGTGCGCGGTCCGCACGGCGGCCTGCACGCCGTGTACCGGGACGCGTCCGGCTCCCTGCGCCGGCTCTCTGCCCGCTGCACCCATCTCGGCTGCATCGTGCACTTCAACGAGGCCGAGACGACATGGGAGTGCCCGTGTCACGGCTCGCGCTTCGACGTGGACGGCAACCTGCTCCAGGGGCCGGCCGTCCGTCCGCTCGAACAGCTGGCCGGTGACGACACGGGGTGA
- a CDS encoding DUF6479 family protein, translating into MNPLLFFSQDSLATEAASNPVLGGIGPFLVGIVIAAVLVGVVPWAIRRHRTQPRRPRPSEQPVRPAGRTHIAEHREPDGESFPDDGSRLSPHQLKSHSSHPGPGGRRPREEQGGGSSGG; encoded by the coding sequence ATGAATCCACTGTTGTTCTTCAGCCAGGACTCCCTCGCCACCGAAGCCGCGAGCAACCCGGTTCTGGGCGGTATCGGCCCGTTCCTCGTCGGAATCGTGATCGCTGCGGTGCTTGTCGGCGTCGTCCCGTGGGCGATCCGGCGCCACAGGACACAGCCGCGACGGCCGCGACCGTCCGAGCAGCCCGTGCGTCCGGCCGGACGCACGCACATCGCGGAGCACCGGGAACCCGACGGTGAGAGTTTCCCGGACGACGGGTCCCGGCTCAGCCCGCATCAGCTCAAGTCCCACAGTTCGCATCCCGGCCCCGGGGGACGCCGCCCCAGGGAGGAACAGGGCGGCGGCTCCTCCGGCGGATGA
- a CDS encoding glutamate--cysteine ligase 2, which yields MRSVGVEEELLLVDAETGEPRAVSAAVLDTAARETAGEENVFESELQREQVEFATLPQTRMEELAAEIRRNRAEAARHAGDAGAVVAALATSPLPVSPSIAVGRRYHWMAERFGLTLQEQLSCGCHVHVSVDSDEEGVAVLDRIRPWLAVLLALSANSPFWQGQDSCYSSYRSRVWGRWPSAGPTGIFGSAARYHQQVRDMVGTGVLRDEGMVYFDARLSHRYPTVEIRVADVCLDPDATVLHAILVRGLVETAVRQWRAGEPPARHGESVLRLAAWQAARYGLQARLLHPATMRPAPAGPVVRALFDHVRDALDDHGDTQPAQDVLERLLRGGNGAAVQRAILERSGSMRNVVTECARLTHGSCA from the coding sequence GTGCGCAGCGTGGGAGTGGAGGAGGAACTCCTCCTGGTGGACGCGGAGACCGGGGAACCCCGCGCCGTGTCGGCGGCCGTTCTCGACACGGCCGCCAGGGAGACCGCGGGCGAGGAGAACGTCTTCGAGTCGGAGCTGCAGCGCGAGCAGGTGGAGTTCGCGACCCTGCCCCAGACCCGGATGGAGGAGCTCGCGGCCGAGATTCGGCGGAACCGGGCCGAGGCGGCGCGGCACGCCGGGGACGCGGGGGCCGTCGTCGCGGCACTCGCCACGTCTCCCCTTCCGGTCAGCCCCTCGATCGCCGTGGGCAGGCGGTACCACTGGATGGCCGAGCGCTTCGGGCTCACCCTGCAGGAGCAGCTCAGCTGCGGGTGCCATGTGCACGTCTCCGTCGATTCGGACGAGGAGGGCGTCGCGGTACTGGACCGCATCCGGCCCTGGCTCGCGGTCCTTCTGGCACTGAGCGCCAACTCCCCCTTCTGGCAGGGCCAGGACAGCTGCTACAGCAGCTATCGCAGCCGGGTGTGGGGACGATGGCCGTCCGCCGGCCCCACGGGGATCTTCGGTTCGGCGGCTCGATACCACCAGCAGGTGCGCGACATGGTCGGCACCGGTGTCCTCAGGGACGAGGGCATGGTCTACTTCGACGCCCGGCTGTCGCACCGATACCCCACGGTCGAGATCCGGGTCGCCGACGTCTGCCTGGACCCGGACGCGACGGTGCTCCACGCCATCCTCGTCCGCGGGCTGGTGGAGACGGCCGTCCGGCAGTGGCGGGCGGGAGAGCCCCCGGCGCGACACGGCGAGTCCGTCTTGCGACTGGCCGCGTGGCAGGCCGCCCGCTACGGGCTCCAAGCACGGCTCCTCCACCCCGCGACGATGCGCCCGGCGCCCGCGGGGCCCGTGGTGCGCGCCCTCTTCGACCATGTACGCGACGCTTTGGACGATCACGGGGACACGCAACCGGCTCAGGACGTGCTGGAGCGTCTGCTGAGGGGCGGCAACGGAGCGGCCGTTCAGCGAGCGATCCTGGAGCGAAGCGGCAGTATGCGGAACGTCGTCACCGAGTGCGCGCGCCTGACCCATGGCAGCTGCGCCTGA
- a CDS encoding CsbD family protein, whose product MAAQGKKIRGKAQETVGKAKQKAGKVTGDEELRAEGTSDRVAGKSKEKAAEVEQTVRGTAEELKGKARKNM is encoded by the coding sequence ATGGCTGCCCAGGGAAAGAAGATCCGCGGCAAAGCCCAGGAGACCGTCGGCAAGGCCAAGCAGAAGGCCGGCAAGGTCACGGGCGACGAGGAGCTCCGCGCCGAGGGCACCTCCGACCGTGTGGCGGGCAAGAGCAAGGAAAAGGCCGCCGAGGTCGAGCAGACGGTCCGAGGCACGGCGGAAGAACTGAAGGGCAAGGCCCGCAAGAACATGTGA
- a CDS encoding DUF4235 domain-containing protein, translated as MSKMKLKRKGKVPLVYKPVGFALGWGGGALAGLAFQKAWKVLRHEDDAPDALDPDRRWGEILLAAAVQGAIFAVVRSVVDRSGAKAVHRATGVWPSGDKSGRD; from the coding sequence ATGAGCAAGATGAAGCTGAAGCGGAAAGGCAAGGTTCCGCTCGTCTACAAGCCCGTCGGCTTCGCCCTGGGCTGGGGCGGCGGCGCGCTCGCCGGGCTGGCCTTCCAGAAGGCGTGGAAGGTGCTGCGCCACGAGGACGACGCACCCGATGCCCTGGACCCCGACCGGAGGTGGGGCGAGATCCTGCTCGCGGCGGCGGTCCAGGGCGCCATCTTCGCCGTCGTACGCAGCGTGGTCGACCGGTCCGGTGCCAAGGCCGTGCACCGCGCCACGGGCGTCTGGCCCAGCGGCGACAAGTCCGGCAGGGACTGA